The genomic region TATGCGATTATGCCACTCACAACTCCTGTACGGACGGGTTTGATTGCAGAATTATTGACTCTGGTACAAGGCTCTTCCAACTCCCGTACGGGCGGAATTAATTACAGAATTATTGACTCTAGTACAGGGATCTCCAAAAAACCCGCCCCAACAAAAAAAACCGCCCCAACAGCTTATTTAACGGCAACTGGTTGTTTTATAGCAGCTCCATCTTGTTCTGTGAGCCGTCCAGTTGGTTGCAAATGTGCTTCTAGGAACCACAACCGCATATCGATAGTACGGGAGACTTCTACGTACATATCGTTGGTGTCTGCGTCGTTGACTTCCCCAGTTTTATCGATCGCTTCTCGTAGGTGCTTGCCATAGATTGCTAAGCGGTCTGCTAAAGCTGCAACGTGATCCTCACCACTGTTGATGTCGTAAGGATACTCTGGCAATATCGAAAACTGGGCAGCAGCGCGAGTTGTTCCTACTGCATAGCCACCAAGAGCTGTAATCCTTTCGGCGAACAGGTCG from Chroococcidiopsis sp. SAG 2025 harbors:
- the dps gene encoding DNA starvation/stationary phase protection protein Dps → MSTNYQQHQRRLYPTRIDLPTDTRLQVVELLNQTLAATTDLKTQVKQAHWNVKGTDFFQLHELFDEIATEVEGYIDLFAERITALGGYAVGTTRAAAQFSILPEYPYDINSGEDHVAALADRLAIYGKHLREAIDKTGEVNDADTNDMYVEVSRTIDMRLWFLEAHLQPTGRLTEQDGAAIKQPVAVK